A portion of the Drosophila sechellia strain sech25 chromosome 2R, ASM438219v1, whole genome shotgun sequence genome contains these proteins:
- the LOC6609892 gene encoding beta-glucuronidase isoform X2 → MHLRIRLTCRKYEIWALSFFSLVTGLYVLHFSIALILVNKEVPQTRGMLYPRESETREVRSLDGIWNFVRSDQANPTQGVRDEWYAKELSKIRPTIPMPVPASYNDITTDNLRDHVGTVWYDRKFFVPRSWSKDQRIWLRFGSVHYEAYVWINGQKVVKHEMGHLPFEAEVTDLLNYGAENRITVMCDNALIQTTVPQGRITEVPNDGGMTIVQSYTFDFFNYAGIHRSVHLYTTPRTFIEEVEVTTNLSKDATVGEVFYSVSVNGSAANEADNVLHIQANLYDKEGILVANATSDQKLGGKLQVKPVKPWWPYLMHSEPGYLYQLEIKLLATNDELLDVYRLKVGIRTLSWNSQQFLINGKPVYFRGFGRHEDSDIRGKGLDNALMVRDFNLLKWIGANAYRTSHYPYSEESMQFADEHGIMIIDECPSVDTENFSQELLGKHKSSLEQLIHRDRNHPSVVMWSIANEPRTGSVSADSYFELVANFTRSLDKTRPITAAIAVPNTQDKAGRSLDIISFNRYNAWYSNAGRLDMITQNVIDEAIAWNKRYNKPIIMSEYGADTLEGLHMQPAYVWSEEFQTEVFSRHFKAFDELRKKGWFIGEFVWNFADFKTAQTYTRVGGNKKGVFTRARQPKAAAHLLRKRYFALGRDLDQCSFPDDVFTYIADLIS, encoded by the exons ATGCATCTGAGGATCCGTCTCACGTGTCGCAAATATGAAATTTGGG CTCTCTCCTTCTTCTCCCTGGTCACTGGTCTTTATGTCCTGCACTTCTCCATAGCCCTGATCCTGGTCAACAAGGAGGTGCCACAAACGCGCGGAATGCTGTACCCCAGGGAATCGGAGACGCGGGAGGTGCGATCTCTGGACGGGATCTGGAACTTTGTGCGCTCCGACCAGGCGAATCCCACGCAGGGCGTACGGGATGAGTGGTATGCCAAGGAGTTGAGCAAGATCAGGCCCACAATCCCCATGCCGGTGCCCGCGTCCTATAACGATATAACCACGGACAACTTGAGGGATCACGTGGGCACAGTGTGGTACGACCGCAAGTTCTTTGTGCCCCGATCCTGGTCAAAGGATCAGAGAATATGGCTGCGATTTGGCAGTGTTCACTATGAGGCATATGTG TGGATCAACGGCCAGAAGGTGGTGAAGCATGAAATGGGCCACCTCCCCTTCGAAGCGGAGGTCACAGATCTCCTGAACTATGGAGCCGAGAATCGGATCACCGTGATGTGCGACAATGCTCTCATTCAGACGACAGTGCCGCAGGGCAGGATTACGGAAGTGCCCAACGATGGTGGCATGACCATTGTGCAGAGCTACACCTTTGACTTCTTTAACTATGCGGGAATCCACAGGAGCGTGCATCTTTACACCACGCCCCGTACTTTTATCGAGGAGGTTGAGGTCACCACAAACCTCTCAAAGGATGCCACCG TTGGCGAAGTGTTCTATAGCGTAAGCGTGAATGGCAGCGCTGCCAATGAGGCAGATAATGTCCTCCACATCCAGGCCAATTTGTACGATAAGGAAGGCATTTTGGTGGCGAATGCCACGTCGGACCAAAAACTAGGCGGCAAGTTGCAAGTGAAGCCAGTGAAGCCCTGGTGGCCCTACCTAATGCATTCCGAACCCGGTTATCTGTACCAGCTGGAGATCAAACTGCTGGCGACCAACGACGAGCTCCTAGATGTCTATCGACTCAAAGTGGGAATACGCACACTAAGTTGGAACAGCCAGCAGTTTCTGATCAACGGCAAGCCCGTTTACTTCCGTGGTTTTGGACGACACGAAGATTCGGATATCAGGGGTAAGGGTCTGGACAATGCACTGATGGTGCGGGACTTTAACCTGCTCAAGTGGATTGGAGCGAATGCGTACCGTACCTCCCATTATCCCTACTCCGAGGAGTCCATGCAGTTTGCGGATGAGCACGGCATCATGATCATCGACGAATGTCCCAGTGTGGATACAGA AAACTTCAGCCAGGAGCTGCTGGGCAAGCACAAATCGTCGCTGGAGCAGCTCATCCATCGGGATCGTAATCATCCAAGTGTGGTGATGTGGTCCATTGCCAATGAACCACGGACTGGTAGCGTGAGTGCGGACTCGTACTTCGA ATTAGTGGCCAACTTCACACGCTCTCTGGATAAAACCAGACCCATCACGGCTGCCATTGCTGTTCCAAACACCCAGGATAAGGCG GGCCGCTCTCTGGACATCATCAGCTTTAATCGCTACAATGCCTGGTACTCAAATGCCGGACGCCTGGACATGATAACCCAGAATGTGATCGACGAGGCCATTGCCTGGAACAAACGCTACAACAAGCCGATTATCATGTCTGAATATGGAGCGGATACCTTGGAGGGTTTGCATATG CAACCTGCTTATGTGTGGTCGGAGGAGTTCCAGACGGAGGTGTTTTCCCGCCATTTTAAGGCCTTCGATGAGCTGCGCAAAAAGGGCTGGTTCATTGGCGAGTTTGTGTGGAACTTTGCGGACTTTAAGACAGCACAAA ccTACACCCGCGTGGGAGGCAATAAAAAGGGTGTTTTCACCCGCGCACGCCAACCCAAAGCGGCAGCCCATCTCCTCCGCAAAAGATACTTTGCACTGGGCAGAGATTTGGACCAATGCAGCTTCCCGGACGATGTATTCACCTACATCGCCGACCTGATATCCTAG
- the LOC6609892 gene encoding beta-glucuronidase isoform X4: MALSFFSLVTGLYVLHFSIALILVNKEVPQTRGMLYPRESETREVRSLDGIWNFVRSDQANPTQGVRDEWYAKELSKIRPTIPMPVPASYNDITTDNLRDHVGTVWYDRKFFVPRSWSKDQRIWLRFGSVHYEAYVWINGQKVVKHEMGHLPFEAEVTDLLNYGAENRITVMCDNALIQTTVPQGRITEVPNDGGMTIVQSYTFDFFNYAGIHRSVHLYTTPRTFIEEVEVTTNLSKDATVGEVFYSVSVNGSAANEADNVLHIQANLYDKEGILVANATSDQKLGGKLQVKPVKPWWPYLMHSEPGYLYQLEIKLLATNDELLDVYRLKVGIRTLSWNSQQFLINGKPVYFRGFGRHEDSDIRGKGLDNALMVRDFNLLKWIGANAYRTSHYPYSEESMQFADEHGIMIIDECPSVDTENFSQELLGKHKSSLEQLIHRDRNHPSVVMWSIANEPRTGSVSADSYFELVANFTRSLDKTRPITAAIAVPNTQDKAGRSLDIISFNRYNAWYSNAGRLDMITQNVIDEAIAWNKRYNKPIIMSEYGADTLEGLHMQPAYVWSEEFQTEVFSRHFKAFDELRKKGWFIGEFVWNFADFKTAQTYTRVGGNKKGVFTRARQPKAAAHLLRKRYFALGRDLDQCSFPDDVFTYIADLIS; encoded by the exons ATGG CTCTCTCCTTCTTCTCCCTGGTCACTGGTCTTTATGTCCTGCACTTCTCCATAGCCCTGATCCTGGTCAACAAGGAGGTGCCACAAACGCGCGGAATGCTGTACCCCAGGGAATCGGAGACGCGGGAGGTGCGATCTCTGGACGGGATCTGGAACTTTGTGCGCTCCGACCAGGCGAATCCCACGCAGGGCGTACGGGATGAGTGGTATGCCAAGGAGTTGAGCAAGATCAGGCCCACAATCCCCATGCCGGTGCCCGCGTCCTATAACGATATAACCACGGACAACTTGAGGGATCACGTGGGCACAGTGTGGTACGACCGCAAGTTCTTTGTGCCCCGATCCTGGTCAAAGGATCAGAGAATATGGCTGCGATTTGGCAGTGTTCACTATGAGGCATATGTG TGGATCAACGGCCAGAAGGTGGTGAAGCATGAAATGGGCCACCTCCCCTTCGAAGCGGAGGTCACAGATCTCCTGAACTATGGAGCCGAGAATCGGATCACCGTGATGTGCGACAATGCTCTCATTCAGACGACAGTGCCGCAGGGCAGGATTACGGAAGTGCCCAACGATGGTGGCATGACCATTGTGCAGAGCTACACCTTTGACTTCTTTAACTATGCGGGAATCCACAGGAGCGTGCATCTTTACACCACGCCCCGTACTTTTATCGAGGAGGTTGAGGTCACCACAAACCTCTCAAAGGATGCCACCG TTGGCGAAGTGTTCTATAGCGTAAGCGTGAATGGCAGCGCTGCCAATGAGGCAGATAATGTCCTCCACATCCAGGCCAATTTGTACGATAAGGAAGGCATTTTGGTGGCGAATGCCACGTCGGACCAAAAACTAGGCGGCAAGTTGCAAGTGAAGCCAGTGAAGCCCTGGTGGCCCTACCTAATGCATTCCGAACCCGGTTATCTGTACCAGCTGGAGATCAAACTGCTGGCGACCAACGACGAGCTCCTAGATGTCTATCGACTCAAAGTGGGAATACGCACACTAAGTTGGAACAGCCAGCAGTTTCTGATCAACGGCAAGCCCGTTTACTTCCGTGGTTTTGGACGACACGAAGATTCGGATATCAGGGGTAAGGGTCTGGACAATGCACTGATGGTGCGGGACTTTAACCTGCTCAAGTGGATTGGAGCGAATGCGTACCGTACCTCCCATTATCCCTACTCCGAGGAGTCCATGCAGTTTGCGGATGAGCACGGCATCATGATCATCGACGAATGTCCCAGTGTGGATACAGA AAACTTCAGCCAGGAGCTGCTGGGCAAGCACAAATCGTCGCTGGAGCAGCTCATCCATCGGGATCGTAATCATCCAAGTGTGGTGATGTGGTCCATTGCCAATGAACCACGGACTGGTAGCGTGAGTGCGGACTCGTACTTCGA ATTAGTGGCCAACTTCACACGCTCTCTGGATAAAACCAGACCCATCACGGCTGCCATTGCTGTTCCAAACACCCAGGATAAGGCG GGCCGCTCTCTGGACATCATCAGCTTTAATCGCTACAATGCCTGGTACTCAAATGCCGGACGCCTGGACATGATAACCCAGAATGTGATCGACGAGGCCATTGCCTGGAACAAACGCTACAACAAGCCGATTATCATGTCTGAATATGGAGCGGATACCTTGGAGGGTTTGCATATG CAACCTGCTTATGTGTGGTCGGAGGAGTTCCAGACGGAGGTGTTTTCCCGCCATTTTAAGGCCTTCGATGAGCTGCGCAAAAAGGGCTGGTTCATTGGCGAGTTTGTGTGGAACTTTGCGGACTTTAAGACAGCACAAA ccTACACCCGCGTGGGAGGCAATAAAAAGGGTGTTTTCACCCGCGCACGCCAACCCAAAGCGGCAGCCCATCTCCTCCGCAAAAGATACTTTGCACTGGGCAGAGATTTGGACCAATGCAGCTTCCCGGACGATGTATTCACCTACATCGCCGACCTGATATCCTAG
- the LOC6609892 gene encoding beta-glucuronidase isoform X3 codes for MSLSFFSLVTGLYVLHFSIALILVNKEVPQTRGMLYPRESETREVRSLDGIWNFVRSDQANPTQGVRDEWYAKELSKIRPTIPMPVPASYNDITTDNLRDHVGTVWYDRKFFVPRSWSKDQRIWLRFGSVHYEAYVWINGQKVVKHEMGHLPFEAEVTDLLNYGAENRITVMCDNALIQTTVPQGRITEVPNDGGMTIVQSYTFDFFNYAGIHRSVHLYTTPRTFIEEVEVTTNLSKDATVGEVFYSVSVNGSAANEADNVLHIQANLYDKEGILVANATSDQKLGGKLQVKPVKPWWPYLMHSEPGYLYQLEIKLLATNDELLDVYRLKVGIRTLSWNSQQFLINGKPVYFRGFGRHEDSDIRGKGLDNALMVRDFNLLKWIGANAYRTSHYPYSEESMQFADEHGIMIIDECPSVDTENFSQELLGKHKSSLEQLIHRDRNHPSVVMWSIANEPRTGSVSADSYFELVANFTRSLDKTRPITAAIAVPNTQDKAGRSLDIISFNRYNAWYSNAGRLDMITQNVIDEAIAWNKRYNKPIIMSEYGADTLEGLHMQPAYVWSEEFQTEVFSRHFKAFDELRKKGWFIGEFVWNFADFKTAQTYTRVGGNKKGVFTRARQPKAAAHLLRKRYFALGRDLDQCSFPDDVFTYIADLIS; via the exons ATGT CTCTCTCCTTCTTCTCCCTGGTCACTGGTCTTTATGTCCTGCACTTCTCCATAGCCCTGATCCTGGTCAACAAGGAGGTGCCACAAACGCGCGGAATGCTGTACCCCAGGGAATCGGAGACGCGGGAGGTGCGATCTCTGGACGGGATCTGGAACTTTGTGCGCTCCGACCAGGCGAATCCCACGCAGGGCGTACGGGATGAGTGGTATGCCAAGGAGTTGAGCAAGATCAGGCCCACAATCCCCATGCCGGTGCCCGCGTCCTATAACGATATAACCACGGACAACTTGAGGGATCACGTGGGCACAGTGTGGTACGACCGCAAGTTCTTTGTGCCCCGATCCTGGTCAAAGGATCAGAGAATATGGCTGCGATTTGGCAGTGTTCACTATGAGGCATATGTG TGGATCAACGGCCAGAAGGTGGTGAAGCATGAAATGGGCCACCTCCCCTTCGAAGCGGAGGTCACAGATCTCCTGAACTATGGAGCCGAGAATCGGATCACCGTGATGTGCGACAATGCTCTCATTCAGACGACAGTGCCGCAGGGCAGGATTACGGAAGTGCCCAACGATGGTGGCATGACCATTGTGCAGAGCTACACCTTTGACTTCTTTAACTATGCGGGAATCCACAGGAGCGTGCATCTTTACACCACGCCCCGTACTTTTATCGAGGAGGTTGAGGTCACCACAAACCTCTCAAAGGATGCCACCG TTGGCGAAGTGTTCTATAGCGTAAGCGTGAATGGCAGCGCTGCCAATGAGGCAGATAATGTCCTCCACATCCAGGCCAATTTGTACGATAAGGAAGGCATTTTGGTGGCGAATGCCACGTCGGACCAAAAACTAGGCGGCAAGTTGCAAGTGAAGCCAGTGAAGCCCTGGTGGCCCTACCTAATGCATTCCGAACCCGGTTATCTGTACCAGCTGGAGATCAAACTGCTGGCGACCAACGACGAGCTCCTAGATGTCTATCGACTCAAAGTGGGAATACGCACACTAAGTTGGAACAGCCAGCAGTTTCTGATCAACGGCAAGCCCGTTTACTTCCGTGGTTTTGGACGACACGAAGATTCGGATATCAGGGGTAAGGGTCTGGACAATGCACTGATGGTGCGGGACTTTAACCTGCTCAAGTGGATTGGAGCGAATGCGTACCGTACCTCCCATTATCCCTACTCCGAGGAGTCCATGCAGTTTGCGGATGAGCACGGCATCATGATCATCGACGAATGTCCCAGTGTGGATACAGA AAACTTCAGCCAGGAGCTGCTGGGCAAGCACAAATCGTCGCTGGAGCAGCTCATCCATCGGGATCGTAATCATCCAAGTGTGGTGATGTGGTCCATTGCCAATGAACCACGGACTGGTAGCGTGAGTGCGGACTCGTACTTCGA ATTAGTGGCCAACTTCACACGCTCTCTGGATAAAACCAGACCCATCACGGCTGCCATTGCTGTTCCAAACACCCAGGATAAGGCG GGCCGCTCTCTGGACATCATCAGCTTTAATCGCTACAATGCCTGGTACTCAAATGCCGGACGCCTGGACATGATAACCCAGAATGTGATCGACGAGGCCATTGCCTGGAACAAACGCTACAACAAGCCGATTATCATGTCTGAATATGGAGCGGATACCTTGGAGGGTTTGCATATG CAACCTGCTTATGTGTGGTCGGAGGAGTTCCAGACGGAGGTGTTTTCCCGCCATTTTAAGGCCTTCGATGAGCTGCGCAAAAAGGGCTGGTTCATTGGCGAGTTTGTGTGGAACTTTGCGGACTTTAAGACAGCACAAA ccTACACCCGCGTGGGAGGCAATAAAAAGGGTGTTTTCACCCGCGCACGCCAACCCAAAGCGGCAGCCCATCTCCTCCGCAAAAGATACTTTGCACTGGGCAGAGATTTGGACCAATGCAGCTTCCCGGACGATGTATTCACCTACATCGCCGACCTGATATCCTAG
- the LOC6609892 gene encoding beta-glucuronidase isoform X5 produces MRIMGLWRFLKSLILVNKEVPQTRGMLYPRESETREVRSLDGIWNFVRSDQANPTQGVRDEWYAKELSKIRPTIPMPVPASYNDITTDNLRDHVGTVWYDRKFFVPRSWSKDQRIWLRFGSVHYEAYVWINGQKVVKHEMGHLPFEAEVTDLLNYGAENRITVMCDNALIQTTVPQGRITEVPNDGGMTIVQSYTFDFFNYAGIHRSVHLYTTPRTFIEEVEVTTNLSKDATVGEVFYSVSVNGSAANEADNVLHIQANLYDKEGILVANATSDQKLGGKLQVKPVKPWWPYLMHSEPGYLYQLEIKLLATNDELLDVYRLKVGIRTLSWNSQQFLINGKPVYFRGFGRHEDSDIRGKGLDNALMVRDFNLLKWIGANAYRTSHYPYSEESMQFADEHGIMIIDECPSVDTENFSQELLGKHKSSLEQLIHRDRNHPSVVMWSIANEPRTGSVSADSYFELVANFTRSLDKTRPITAAIAVPNTQDKAGRSLDIISFNRYNAWYSNAGRLDMITQNVIDEAIAWNKRYNKPIIMSEYGADTLEGLHMQPAYVWSEEFQTEVFSRHFKAFDELRKKGWFIGEFVWNFADFKTAQTYTRVGGNKKGVFTRARQPKAAAHLLRKRYFALGRDLDQCSFPDDVFTYIADLIS; encoded by the exons ATGCGTATTATGGGATTGTGGCGGTTTCTGAAAT CCCTGATCCTGGTCAACAAGGAGGTGCCACAAACGCGCGGAATGCTGTACCCCAGGGAATCGGAGACGCGGGAGGTGCGATCTCTGGACGGGATCTGGAACTTTGTGCGCTCCGACCAGGCGAATCCCACGCAGGGCGTACGGGATGAGTGGTATGCCAAGGAGTTGAGCAAGATCAGGCCCACAATCCCCATGCCGGTGCCCGCGTCCTATAACGATATAACCACGGACAACTTGAGGGATCACGTGGGCACAGTGTGGTACGACCGCAAGTTCTTTGTGCCCCGATCCTGGTCAAAGGATCAGAGAATATGGCTGCGATTTGGCAGTGTTCACTATGAGGCATATGTG TGGATCAACGGCCAGAAGGTGGTGAAGCATGAAATGGGCCACCTCCCCTTCGAAGCGGAGGTCACAGATCTCCTGAACTATGGAGCCGAGAATCGGATCACCGTGATGTGCGACAATGCTCTCATTCAGACGACAGTGCCGCAGGGCAGGATTACGGAAGTGCCCAACGATGGTGGCATGACCATTGTGCAGAGCTACACCTTTGACTTCTTTAACTATGCGGGAATCCACAGGAGCGTGCATCTTTACACCACGCCCCGTACTTTTATCGAGGAGGTTGAGGTCACCACAAACCTCTCAAAGGATGCCACCG TTGGCGAAGTGTTCTATAGCGTAAGCGTGAATGGCAGCGCTGCCAATGAGGCAGATAATGTCCTCCACATCCAGGCCAATTTGTACGATAAGGAAGGCATTTTGGTGGCGAATGCCACGTCGGACCAAAAACTAGGCGGCAAGTTGCAAGTGAAGCCAGTGAAGCCCTGGTGGCCCTACCTAATGCATTCCGAACCCGGTTATCTGTACCAGCTGGAGATCAAACTGCTGGCGACCAACGACGAGCTCCTAGATGTCTATCGACTCAAAGTGGGAATACGCACACTAAGTTGGAACAGCCAGCAGTTTCTGATCAACGGCAAGCCCGTTTACTTCCGTGGTTTTGGACGACACGAAGATTCGGATATCAGGGGTAAGGGTCTGGACAATGCACTGATGGTGCGGGACTTTAACCTGCTCAAGTGGATTGGAGCGAATGCGTACCGTACCTCCCATTATCCCTACTCCGAGGAGTCCATGCAGTTTGCGGATGAGCACGGCATCATGATCATCGACGAATGTCCCAGTGTGGATACAGA AAACTTCAGCCAGGAGCTGCTGGGCAAGCACAAATCGTCGCTGGAGCAGCTCATCCATCGGGATCGTAATCATCCAAGTGTGGTGATGTGGTCCATTGCCAATGAACCACGGACTGGTAGCGTGAGTGCGGACTCGTACTTCGA ATTAGTGGCCAACTTCACACGCTCTCTGGATAAAACCAGACCCATCACGGCTGCCATTGCTGTTCCAAACACCCAGGATAAGGCG GGCCGCTCTCTGGACATCATCAGCTTTAATCGCTACAATGCCTGGTACTCAAATGCCGGACGCCTGGACATGATAACCCAGAATGTGATCGACGAGGCCATTGCCTGGAACAAACGCTACAACAAGCCGATTATCATGTCTGAATATGGAGCGGATACCTTGGAGGGTTTGCATATG CAACCTGCTTATGTGTGGTCGGAGGAGTTCCAGACGGAGGTGTTTTCCCGCCATTTTAAGGCCTTCGATGAGCTGCGCAAAAAGGGCTGGTTCATTGGCGAGTTTGTGTGGAACTTTGCGGACTTTAAGACAGCACAAA ccTACACCCGCGTGGGAGGCAATAAAAAGGGTGTTTTCACCCGCGCACGCCAACCCAAAGCGGCAGCCCATCTCCTCCGCAAAAGATACTTTGCACTGGGCAGAGATTTGGACCAATGCAGCTTCCCGGACGATGTATTCACCTACATCGCCGACCTGATATCCTAG
- the LOC6609892 gene encoding beta-glucuronidase isoform X1, translated as MLYPRESETREVRSLDGIWNFVRSDQANPTQGVRDEWYAKELSKIRPTIPMPVPASYNDITTDNLRDHVGTVWYDRKFFVPRSWSKDQRIWLRFGSVHYEAYVWINGQKVVKHEMGHLPFEAEVTDLLNYGAENRITVMCDNALIQTTVPQGRITEVPNDGGMTIVQSYTFDFFNYAGIHRSVHLYTTPRTFIEEVEVTTNLSKDATVGEVFYSVSVNGSAANEADNVLHIQANLYDKEGILVANATSDQKLGGKLQVKPVKPWWPYLMHSEPGYLYQLEIKLLATNDELLDVYRLKVGIRTLSWNSQQFLINGKPVYFRGFGRHEDSDIRGKGLDNALMVRDFNLLKWIGANAYRTSHYPYSEESMQFADEHGIMIIDECPSVDTENFSQELLGKHKSSLEQLIHRDRNHPSVVMWSIANEPRTGSVSADSYFELVANFTRSLDKTRPITAAIAVPNTQDKAGRSLDIISFNRYNAWYSNAGRLDMITQNVIDEAIAWNKRYNKPIIMSEYGADTLEGLHMQPAYVWSEEFQTEVFSRHFKAFDELRKKGWFIGEFVWNFADFKTAQTYTRVGGNKKGVFTRARQPKAAAHLLRKRYFALGRDLDQCSFPDDVFTYIADLIS; from the exons ATGCTGTACCCCAGGGAATCGGAGACGCGGGAGGTGCGATCTCTGGACGGGATCTGGAACTTTGTGCGCTCCGACCAGGCGAATCCCACGCAGGGCGTACGGGATGAGTGGTATGCCAAGGAGTTGAGCAAGATCAGGCCCACAATCCCCATGCCGGTGCCCGCGTCCTATAACGATATAACCACGGACAACTTGAGGGATCACGTGGGCACAGTGTGGTACGACCGCAAGTTCTTTGTGCCCCGATCCTGGTCAAAGGATCAGAGAATATGGCTGCGATTTGGCAGTGTTCACTATGAGGCATATGTG TGGATCAACGGCCAGAAGGTGGTGAAGCATGAAATGGGCCACCTCCCCTTCGAAGCGGAGGTCACAGATCTCCTGAACTATGGAGCCGAGAATCGGATCACCGTGATGTGCGACAATGCTCTCATTCAGACGACAGTGCCGCAGGGCAGGATTACGGAAGTGCCCAACGATGGTGGCATGACCATTGTGCAGAGCTACACCTTTGACTTCTTTAACTATGCGGGAATCCACAGGAGCGTGCATCTTTACACCACGCCCCGTACTTTTATCGAGGAGGTTGAGGTCACCACAAACCTCTCAAAGGATGCCACCG TTGGCGAAGTGTTCTATAGCGTAAGCGTGAATGGCAGCGCTGCCAATGAGGCAGATAATGTCCTCCACATCCAGGCCAATTTGTACGATAAGGAAGGCATTTTGGTGGCGAATGCCACGTCGGACCAAAAACTAGGCGGCAAGTTGCAAGTGAAGCCAGTGAAGCCCTGGTGGCCCTACCTAATGCATTCCGAACCCGGTTATCTGTACCAGCTGGAGATCAAACTGCTGGCGACCAACGACGAGCTCCTAGATGTCTATCGACTCAAAGTGGGAATACGCACACTAAGTTGGAACAGCCAGCAGTTTCTGATCAACGGCAAGCCCGTTTACTTCCGTGGTTTTGGACGACACGAAGATTCGGATATCAGGGGTAAGGGTCTGGACAATGCACTGATGGTGCGGGACTTTAACCTGCTCAAGTGGATTGGAGCGAATGCGTACCGTACCTCCCATTATCCCTACTCCGAGGAGTCCATGCAGTTTGCGGATGAGCACGGCATCATGATCATCGACGAATGTCCCAGTGTGGATACAGA AAACTTCAGCCAGGAGCTGCTGGGCAAGCACAAATCGTCGCTGGAGCAGCTCATCCATCGGGATCGTAATCATCCAAGTGTGGTGATGTGGTCCATTGCCAATGAACCACGGACTGGTAGCGTGAGTGCGGACTCGTACTTCGA ATTAGTGGCCAACTTCACACGCTCTCTGGATAAAACCAGACCCATCACGGCTGCCATTGCTGTTCCAAACACCCAGGATAAGGCG GGCCGCTCTCTGGACATCATCAGCTTTAATCGCTACAATGCCTGGTACTCAAATGCCGGACGCCTGGACATGATAACCCAGAATGTGATCGACGAGGCCATTGCCTGGAACAAACGCTACAACAAGCCGATTATCATGTCTGAATATGGAGCGGATACCTTGGAGGGTTTGCATATG CAACCTGCTTATGTGTGGTCGGAGGAGTTCCAGACGGAGGTGTTTTCCCGCCATTTTAAGGCCTTCGATGAGCTGCGCAAAAAGGGCTGGTTCATTGGCGAGTTTGTGTGGAACTTTGCGGACTTTAAGACAGCACAAA ccTACACCCGCGTGGGAGGCAATAAAAAGGGTGTTTTCACCCGCGCACGCCAACCCAAAGCGGCAGCCCATCTCCTCCGCAAAAGATACTTTGCACTGGGCAGAGATTTGGACCAATGCAGCTTCCCGGACGATGTATTCACCTACATCGCCGACCTGATATCCTAG